TATGTAATGATTTAATTTACCTTTGGGTCTCCGATGATGTCAGTATGTCCTTGTATTTCATTCAGGGACATTCCTGGGCAAGGCATTGAGATGCATGCCCGCACTGCATCATGGGATTCTCTTCTCCccacagagctgaaagaaaacagtttgtCAACAAACCAGAGCATACTGAGATCGTCTGATATTGACTCAACATGCCCAGGGTGATTCGATTGATAAATTACCCCATATCTCTTGAAACATGGCTGCAATCCTCTATATGAAATGTGTCTCAATTGGTCTCAGGGCTAAGGACACTGACAGATGTGTCTCATACCACTTAATAAAAATGACCAAAGTCCTCTGAGGCAGTAAATTACTTCACTGGCAATAAGCTATGAGGAAATCTGCTAAAACAAGTAATGAGGGCTTAATGTTGAGATGAAAtttcaatgaaaatgaatatctCAAAGGCAGAGGTATTGTGTTAAGTGCACCACAGTCTAAAGATTTCTCACCAGTCTTTTCCAtcactttttcttctgtctctttttttgtcagtcTTCGTCTGCTTTCCTCCCAGAAGTGACGTAATCTTTTGCTCCCTCTTGTCCTCTTTTACTTTTGGTGGATCAGTCTTTTTGCTGCTTGGAGCAGGAAGCTTACTCTTACGAAAACCAAACCAATTTGCCAAGGTTGAGCCAGATTTTTGCTTCACTTCATTGCTTCTCTCCTGTTCCTGAGACTTGTGCAAGTTCTCCTCTATGCCGAGCATCACTTTCTCTTCGATTGTGGTTATAGTACTTTGTCTCTCTGGTTCCTCAGAAACTGGCTCACCAAAGGCGCTTGAAAACTGTTGCTCAATCTGAAGGCGCCTAGCTTGCTCTCGTTGGAGTTTAAGACTCTGAAGTCTTTCACTGGAGGACCCCAAATGTGAGGGAACTGCCAGGCCCTCTTCAATCAAGAAGTTGTTCAAAAGGGATCGATTCATTGGGCAATGGTAGCTACTGGAGCAACTCATACTTCCTGGGAGGACGTCACTAAGAGAGTTCAAGGAGCTCCCCGAGTGTGTTTTGATCTGGGTACGGACCTTTCCAGATCTGTTGAAGCTTGGTCTGTCCATGTAGCGTGCACCAAAGCTCTGGCTACGAGCCTTAGCCCCATTCATGCCCATCACTGGCTTAAGGGGAGGTCTGgttgacacagacacagatcgTTTAAACAGCCAACCTTCCTCATCAAATCCCCAATCTAACATTACACCACTGTCTGATGCAACAGGTTGAACTGACTGCTCAGAATCAAGCGAGTTACAGCGGGTCTCAATTTTTCTGCGGGCTTTGTCATGAGCACCACATTCATGTATCATCTGAGGATCACACGTAAAAGTCTGAAAGGTCTGGATACTTTTTGGAGTAGAGTTTGTATCGTCTTTGTTCTGTCTTCCAAAAACTAGGAAAGTATTGGTGTCCTGTCCACAGATTGCCTCATGAGATTTTGCATTTGCAGGAAGAGCCATTTTTACAGCTCTCGAAGAGGAACTCTGAAGATTATTGGCAATCCCATGGTAGTAAACATTAGAATATGCCTGAGGCAAGACTTCTGAAAGTTTTGGCTCACTAATGCTCTGTTTGGATCTTTGTAAGATGCTCTGACTTGGCAATATAGAGGGAGCACCACTGTCATCATGGCATGTGGTAGTTCTGTCCGTAGATAACTGGACTGACTCTGAAACTTGCGTCTCTTGGACTGGGACAGGTGGTATCTTGGATGAGTGGGTATGGTAGACCTTGGCAGGGATATCTTTCAGTAGCTTACCTTCAGCACCCATTTGTGGGGCTGTATGTTGattgtcttttgttgtgttgGATTGTTGAGGCTGTAAAATAGAAGAAATCTGATTTGATTGTGGCTTGGTGGTGCTCGATGCTGAGCCTTGAGCCCGACTTGCAGATTTATGCGCTTTGGGTAAGCTGTCACAACCAGATCTAAGGAGAAGAGAAGTTGTTCGACctggtagtggtggtggggaTGGGGACCTAACTTCTGAACGAGAAACATCACAGTGCTGGTCTTGGCGGCGTTGTTTTCGCGGAGAGCAGGGTAAGTTGTCATAGATGCTCTCTTCCACAGAGTCATTGCTTGAATGAAGTCTAGCTATTTGCAAAGGTGATTTTGTTGGGCTCTTTGAGCATTCATTGATCCCAGTAGGCTTAAATGTCTTTGACTGTTTCACAGGAGAAGCAAGGGGAGAGCGCTGTTGCACACTCTTGAGAGACTTGGAAGTTGTTGATACTGCAATGTCATCATCTTTCTCACCTTTAGATAGTACTCCCTTGCTTGAACCATGTGTTTTACTGAGATTTGTCCTTTTGCTAGGAACACTGTGCCCAGGAGGATTTGACTGTCCTTTGGACCTGTGACCCTTAATAAGCTTTTGGTGGAGAGGCGAATGTGTATGCTTAGTTTGTTCTTGTCCTCCGTCTGCACTCTTGCTCCGCAGAATGAAAGCCTTTCTTGCTGAGTCACATGGCTGAGGTTTCGGTTTCCTCTGTGGAGATTCTGAGATGGTGTAGTCCTGGCTTTCACAGCCAGCTTGACTCGCCTGGTCTCTGCAGTGAGGAACCTCCATTGAGGAGCTGCGCTGTCTGGCTACACTCACACAGCTCAGAGCTCTTGTTGCAGACTTCTGAATAGAGGAGGTCACATCATTCGCCCCTGCTTCAACTTGCTTGACTGCAAGTATGCCCTGTTGTCTTTTGACTTGATCAAGTCTGGATTTACGATCAGTAGACCTTTCTTGATTATTGTTTCTGTCACTTAACTTCAAGCCTGAAGGCTTGTGTTTTTCAAGtgagtctttgtttttttcttccagacGGGTAAGGCTATCTGTTGGGCTCACACCAGGTTTTACTGTCGGGCCCTCCAAAAATAAGAAGTTGTCTGTGACAGGTGAGGGAAAAAGACCAGAATCCCCAGCAAGTTTCATAGGGTCTTCTTGAAAATTGTTGTCATCATCCCTTGTGACATCCAGTTTCTCCAGGCAAAGAGGCTCTTTACTTGGTTGGTCACTGGATTCACTACTTTGTAATTTAGGTGAATCATCATCTGCATCATCAGAGTCTAGGGCAGCAATACCTGCTCTAGCCTGGAAAGGTTTACTTGTAGGGGCTACTTGCTTGGCTGTAGTCCCTTGTAGGCCAACCTTGACACCAAGTGAGTAAATGCCCTCATTAGAGGTCATACAATCTTTGCAGTGTGGTACAGATGCAAGTGATGATGCCTCTCTGGAGCTGCACATTTGGAGACGCTTCAGGCCTTTCAGAATGTGGCCTTCCTTCCATCCTAGGTCTGTCTGATCGATGGGTGCCGAATGATTGCTGGATACTGAACCCGTACTCATCCTTTTGTCCCGGCTTGTGGCACACTGTGCATTGCAAGAGATATTTACAATTATTGACATGGTATTTATAGATGGATCACTTGTTTTAacccaaaaccaaaaatgttttactttattttgacaaattCCTTATACTTCAAATTGAAGGAAGATGAATGAAACCCACCTTGGAGAATCCACGTCCCTCTGCCCAAGTGTGGGAGCCACTGGAGTATTCACTACAAGCACTGGATAGTGACAGTTCGCTACTACTGCCGCTACCGCTACTGCGAGGGCATGTTAGACTCAGCAGGCTGGGCCACCTTCCTGCAGGAATACCTGCTTTTCCATTCCTTTGGACTTCCTAGACAATAAGTAATTATGTAATCAATTAACAGAAATTAAGCAAACACTATAAAAAACTTCAGGttatataataatgaaaacagtacagtaaatgaGAAAAGTCATCATTGCAGGCTTAGCTTGACACAGCCCTGGCTGACAAATATTGTAGTTATTGCtcacattcatttgttcatcCACCTAATCCCTAACATTACATTCAATAGATTCTCTTTGCAGTCTGAACAATATACACAACCTATGAGAATGCCCCATGGCTGTCCATTTGTCTCTGTCACAGATCTCAAAGAATCGATATGCTGATACATAGCTGTCTCATTCCAACCAAAGGCTAATTGAGGAATGGACATTTTCCACTCCACTAGTTAGATAGCTCACAGTTGTAAAATACAATGTGTGTCTATGTTTTGCTGGTCTTGCAGGCGTACCGTGATTACTTTTTGAGACCTGGTCAATGAGACATCTTAAAGTGATGCCTCTGTTCTGACATGAAGGCAGACTATTCACTGAGCATGGATCATCTTGGTGTGTCTGCTGTTCATTCATATTCCAAACATAACTGCACAATGACTTATGCTAGTCATGAGTCTACAAAATTACATACAATAACATCTCTCACTGGTTTATATCTGTTGAATATATTTTCCAAAGCATTCTGAAAAGAACCAATGCCAGAGCAACCATGCGCCCACACTATGCATGTTCCTCGTAAGTGACAGTGCATTGTAAGCCTCTTGAATGAATCATTTAGTGTAATAGCGGGCAAAAGTACAATTCATAGAACCTTGTAGGAACTAGATATCACAGAACATTTTCTCCAAAAATTGTCTTCAGCTGATGCAAAATACTCGTATTAAAGGTTAAGAGAGGTAATGACAGAGGTAGCTTTAAAAGGCCTTTCACTGCATATTTCATcagttgcattttattttggagTAGACTCCCATTCTATGTCTGAAGCAGCAGTTCCCTATAGTGACCAAGCTGCCATCCGTCCATGCTAAGGtgttattgattgattggtttaTTGATTGATTCTAAAGTGGGGTTTTTCCCCCTGGTCTACATGTATCCactgtaaatgaaataaaaaggtggGACTTAATTCTCAAGAGATAATTTGATAGTAAAACTGAATTAGATGACTGAGTAATGACCTACATTACTCCAATGATTGTAATATGGAAGAGTCACTAGTACTGCCAAACCAACTGGAAATCAACACCCAGCTATACATATCTAAACAGTACGGTAAACAGTAAAAGTAGCCACttttagctctttgttttggttttccggctAACAGACTGTCTTTCAgagtctcacagctctcatgTCTCATCCCAACAGTCTTACAAAATGCCATCTTTGATTAGGATTATTATACAGGGTAAAGGATGGACTGGGTTGTACTTGATTATTACTTTCGGCCATTTTAGATTTTGATAAATTGAAAGGCGAGTGTTTAATGTCGTCATAGGTCCACTTTTCTGTGAAGGATTTGGGTCCTGTGTAGAAAGCCAAGTCCAATACTAGAAACTGCTGGCACTATTTACTGTTTTGCCGCAGATACTGTTTGCATCTGTGCCATTTCCAATCTGAGGGACCCAAAGATGTCAAGTGTTGTGACCCCATTTAAAATAGCATTGATCATTTGCAAGGCTGCCATGGCCAGCTTCCTCTCAAAGTCATTAGTGTCATCCGTTAGCAATAATTAATGTGAATAGGAAATAATTGCATAAGGGAGCTGGGGACTAAAGTGATTTGGTCCATTCATTGATATTCACCTATTATTTGATTATCCGTGCTAGTCTTTATTTCAGGAGCACTGTGGGAGAAGGCCACATTTGACCATGCTTGTGCGGATTAATCTTGGAACTAATTACAGTCAGCATGTCGAGGGGTATCAGAGATTTGACACAAGTGATACAGTTTAACAAAACCCTCAATCAGAGCAGCGCTGCGCTTTAAGTCAAGGGCAAATTCGAGGGCTGTggagatgggttttttttctctcttcatatATTTCAATGAGTCCACTTTGTGAAATTACTTTTCTTagtatttcatttctgttccATAAATTCAGACATGACTATCTTACAGGGTGAAAAAAGATTATGTCCCTTTGATTACTACAGCACCTAAGCCACATCCAAATACTTGTCATGTAAAAAAggcatataaaaacaaatacatgataAACACTATCTGAGGGTTGGCAGAAATGATCAGTTCTCTGGATGTATATATATCTAAACCTGTTACATATGTTATATACTTATTTTCATCACAGTAAGTAATGAGTCCCACTGGATGTATTCGGCATCAAACCACATATCAAACATGTAATAGCGATCTATTTTTAAAGACAATATCAATATTGACATGCCTTTGCGGATTATCTGCTGTAGTCATTCAGATGCTTAGAAGGTTCTGTAAATAGAGAGATCACAAGACCATTAttcacaaaatatttaaaagctcAGCGCCAGGCCTTTTCTACTTAAAAGTACATCTATGTCAAGGCTAAAAGGAAAAGTAagggaataaataaatgtatgacaCATCTATAAATGAAAGTGCTAAAATGACGTGGCATTTCATCAGACTTTGTGGAGCACTTTATACTGCATTTACTGCACTTCAGTtgtatgaaatgtttcttctgCTTCATATAATTattactatcattattattcattagtAGTAGTGTAGTCAGACTTTTAAAGGGTACAACCAATTTctaacagaaagcctgcattacaaactggggaGGTAAAGTGTTAAAGATGTGGTTGTTTACCAGACTGGAGTCTAACAAAAGatgctatcaagttgcattatgggacatgTACAATCCAACGTTTTTAGAGGTTGACCCAGACTAGGCACTGAAAGTCAGGACATCTTGGCCTCCTTTCAATCGATCTTGACCAATCTTTTTTACGCCTGGCTCTGGCAGGTCTCTCAACTTTATAGTGCAGTGATAAATTGCTGGAATACTCCTTtaagatatatagatagatagagatatATAGCTTCAAGGGAGGGATTATATCCACTAATCAGCACTGTGTATATTTCAAGGCCTTAAACACACCCCCACATGCAGACAGGCCCAGAGACttacataaatatatcataCTATCTCTACATCCATCCAGCCTTATCAGTCCGAATAATACAGTACCATATCAACTGGTGGGTCTGCAGCTTATGAGGGGTTCCCCGCAGAGCATATGTTATTATGCTGTTGCTTTTATCCCAGGCACCACACAGCACcatcatttcatgcattttgaTTTAGTAATGGAAACCTAACAACTAACCCTAGCAGTTCTGGAGATTTCTCTGCCAACTAAACTACACTCGTACTATTACAGTTGATTACAGATGCTGTCGTATTCAGAGGAGAATATCAGCATGCGACAGTGCAAGTCCCATCTTACATGAACATCCCAAACTGTGATTATACGAGGGTAGTAGTACTACAATATATGTGGAGTACTCTCATTCAAGGGTGGATTTATCAGGGCAGCTAAACAGTTATCAAGGTACATTTTTTACTGTAAGTAGCATAAATGGGAAGGctggatttattcattttcttattgGAAATACACTATTAAAGGAGTAAAACCaacattgtgtttatgtgtcgGTCTCTCAGTGCTGTTCTACTCCTCTAACCTGTGTGTTGATCTTAGTCCCAAACCCATTAATTCTTTCTGAAGATGTAAAAAACGTGTCACAAATATGTAATTACATGACAGCTGGTCACGATGGTTTTTAGTAAACGTTAAAACGAGTAAAAAAGTGgatttgctggggactattttcagctgtggattgaTACACATTTGGCGCTCTAGTGAgtctttccagcagcaggacgttGTGTGAGGGATTcagtaaaaataaactacagtgtgtgttcatggtaacgGAGGTACATGTCAccaacagtgtggctcattgatgcttttttaatagtttttggacaacaatggagctctatggcacagacgAAGAAGAAACATCAgcctttggatacacacacaacacttacTAGTTaataggatcaattcattgttgatttgGTGACAGCTAGTTAGTATTCATTAAAACCTGGGAAAAGAGTGTAAAATCGTGGCTTTTTTGGCAATATTTTCACATTCCCTGCCACTGAACCAGGCCGCTGATTAACAGACCATTCAGACACAAGGACAATGTACTTACGCTTCCATGGACTTTTGagttcattttaaatttcacagtCTCATCGAAATTCGTCCATGCGTCCCCCCCCTGAGCCGCCCAAAGCAAGGTTACACTCACTCAACCGCTCCTCAAACCACAGTTCTCTCCACTCTTTTCTTTGAAACAGTTACCATCTTCACTGCTCTCACCTCATTTACTATCACGCTCATCAGCTACCACCTCATCCACCTCCTTGTCTTCAGGCTCCTAGTCATTAATACTTCTTGCTCATCTGCACcttgctgtctttctttttccttttttttcttatatcACCTTCACCCCCTCTGCCCTCTTTCCTCGCTGCTGCTCAGTGTTGTGCCCGCTGGGCTGGGCTCTAACTAGATGCACTGCTGTTCACTTTGGTGTCAGcatacagagagaggagggaagccGGAGTGAAATGGTGGAAAACAAGCACAGCGCATGAGCTAGTGCTGCAGCTCTTTGCAGTTGTAGTGGTGAAACACGTGTTACTGACCACAGACATTATAAAATGCATCTAATAAAGGTGTGACAATATGTTGATATAACTGAATAAAATCAATGTAGCTCTTTAATTGCTTgattaaaactgaaactttttgttttaaatcagaGCTTTGTGCAAGCAAACCTAATGTAAAAAGAGGCCAGTGAGGaaagctgttgtttgtgttgtatatCTTCCTGCTAGGCAAAAGCAAATGGATTTTCAGACACTTCAAAAGGGGTAAATATATGTGACTTTGTTATACGAGTTCACACAGCAACTAAATCAAACGCTGTTTAAGGCACTTCAAAGAGGCAAATAAATTTgactttattatatatttgccTTTATCTTTCACTGCAGCCCTCCCAGGAAGTTTATCTGAGGAAAGAGGCACCTGCCGCAGTTTAAAAACCTCGCAGTGCTGAGTCTCTCGAGTGTCGCTCTGCCGCTGAATTCCAATAACATTGTGACTGACGACCCTGTCACAGAGCCGCCAGACTTCTACCAGCTAGGGCTCTCTGGCAGGGGGACGATGTTGCTGTTGTAAACAGTCCAAACATCCAGAGGAGTCACAGTCTAATCATAGAAATAAAGCAACACATTGTCAGAGCTCATCTGTACATCATGCAGGTCCCATTGATGGGCCCGTGCATGTGCTGAGCATATGAAACTGACAGTTTTCTAAGCCCTGCCTCAATTTTGTTGCCACATTTGACTTTCAGACATGGGtggacaaaagcaggcttcacATTTCCACTCGGCGACCGTTGATTTTGTCAattgaaatgacaactgtcactAGCTGAGCTATCACACAAACAACCTGCAACATGTGAGCCCTGCAAACGGTCGTAACCTAGTTTAATAATGATGTGCTCCTTTGCTTTGAAAGTAACGTTAGCGCTACAGCAGGGAGTAAGCTAGTTACATGCTCACttaaaacacattgtttatGGTATCCTATAAGTGGGCCCTTGAAAACTTGTATatagacattttaatttgttgttggAAATtggtgtttttatatatatttatatatacacaccgATTATATTCACATTCTTGTGTACATAATAGTTCTGTCTATTATTTCACCTTTATTTGTTGTCCTTGTTCTGAACTGTTCTGTCTATTTCTGTGTAAGTACACATTCCCTCAGCAAAAGTCTAGACAGGCTGGAAACAACTAGAGTCGGtcccactctctgtctctgtttttatcttttgtcaCGTAATGCAATGCACGACACCTCGCTTGTAACCTCGCTCGAAGTCAGTCAGCGCGAGTGGGAAACAGGTGTGCAGTCACAGTGATTAAGGAACCTAACAAGCATAACTGgcagtgaaaaacaaattttCCATTTCAATAATTCATACATAATTACTTCTGTGTTATCCAGCAAATTGATACAGAACCAGAGTATTATGTCTCAATCTCAAAACCCTCCATCACTGATCGCTGATGGGGACAATGAAATGACccgtgtttcatttttttcGAGTGCTCTCTGCAGTTGTAACAGAGTGTTGAGCCTAATGGATTTTGGCCTCTTTGCTCCCAAGTACAAAGGCCATGATCTCTTGACGCAGTAATCACACTGCTCATCTGATCTCAGTTGCCAGGCTCAACACTCAGACAGGTGAGCAGCCCAGGGTCTCGTGAGGAACAATGACCTCACCATGATATTCCTGATATTTACTGAACAAACTCAAAAAGGGAATTAAAAGCAGTCTCTCTAAAAGAACATTAAACCCACTAtagaatttgaaaatgtattctgCTGCCGTTCGGTGATagtttcaaacaaaaaaacaaaaaatccacATATAGTTGCTTTAAAGCGATCAATATTTCCATATCAACTATGAGTCAAATCACTCGtagtgtaatgtaaaaggtgcTGTTGAACCCaaaggagttggtggagaccaaaacaaagcttgaaggaaagaggaggaagagacttACGTTTGTCAGgtggacaaaaaacacaaagtccaagtgaatgctaatgtctgCTGGATaaggaaaacattttgtaaCCGTAAGCATGTTTATAATGAGGTGATGATATGTAAAAGTTGCATTTTCAGCAGCCAAATACATCAATTAATACCGTTTTAATTCAACATGTTGTGTACCAATGTTGCCATATGAACAAATCATCATCTTACCTACAAGTTCCCTAACCTGCCTAAAAACTCCTGGCCTTCAGTGAATTCATCATTTAGTcataaccacaaacacaaatgttgtttAGCTGCACAGCAGGTGGTCACAGCAGGAAGTCACATCTGTAACTTTTCAACAATCAAAGTACCCCAAACTTTGAAATCAATGATTTAAATGCGAGGCTTGTTCTCAAAACCTTTGTTTGTGACTTAACTGGAGACAAATATAACAACTGTAGTTAATATTCAAGCTTTAGGCATGAGATAATTATCTTACACTACTAATGTAGCCTCCTGGATAACTGGGAATGCTGCATTAGTGAACCAAAGGCAGCAtttggcagctttttttttctcatgctgCCAGCGATGTTTTGTTATTAACATTTTTTCTGCTGTAAAGATCCATCTTGCCTGGTGAAATTATCCAGTAAGATTTCAAGAGATTGATAATGACTATTTTACTGAGTGTGGTAGCGTAATCGACATCAGCAGAAAATAATACATCGACAGAACAGATGTAGGGTGGGTGAAGTTTGTGCTGTTGACatcagacattttacagaagACTACAAAACAAAGGTCTCCGTTTCGTGCCTGACCATTTGCCGATGCTGGATGCCGGCCTTCAATGCGCTCTGCGTAGCTCAGGATGACGGCCGGCATCCAGCCAACTTTGAAAGCAAGAACTTTCTGAAAGGAGCTTGTTCAGCATCTGTGTTCCAACACAGCAAACTTTGAATTCAGTACAACCAGCCAAGTGAGCGAGTGTGAAGATATTATcatcctgctgcctgctgagagagagagagaagcagccgATTCAAACGCCATGTGGGACCGAGTGCATCtgagcattcattcatttggatgTTTAGTAGTTATAGTCGTGTGTGTAGTGATTAGTCAATAAACCTTTCATTAATTAAGAGCTTGATTATTATGTGGTTTGTATGCATGAAGGATTACAGTTGCTGTACACAAGTCAAGAACTCTTCCCTTTCCTATGGGTGGGGCCCCGAGGTGAATTTAATGTGAATTAAATTCTGTTATTTAgtttaaatattgattatttctgatAGCCAAAGCTGAGGGGCATCCCTCTACTTCATATTGTACCAATATGTATTTAAGCTCATGCtacataattatataaaatacagtttatctgaaaaattATATAGCATATATAGTTAATTCATCACTAagcaatatttttatatcagaATCGActcaaactattttaaaaagacCAGTACCAGAAACGTGACCACACGATACATGTTGGGACTCAAACTCaagtcataaaaacataaattctATACCACCACTGGATATTCtgtcacaaaatatatatatatatacatatatatatatatatatatatatatatgtatatatatacatattgttTCAAGAAACAACGAGACAAACAatagaaaatgttaaatcaaCAGTAAATGAATGTCAGCAGGTACGATGTTTCTTTCCAGCAGAAGCAGCTGAGCATTTCTGCACTGATACATGCACTTCTCCTACAAAGACAGTCAAGTTTGACCTTTACAGAAAAGGTTAAAGATGAAGGACAGCATTTCCTGCTCTGCCCGCAGCATACTTAATGACCTGGTATGGGAATTCCTACACTTTCCATGATGATTTCCATGAAGCTGGAAAAAGGAATATCAATAGCAGTGTTCATACAGTTTAGTCAAGACTTTTGTTCATTGCTAATTCTGTCTGTGGAGTCAAACTGGTTCCCTGAATACAGATAGCTTGAGTTTGTCAGAGGAGAGGAATCATGCTGACAGCCCTGACAATCCAAACAGACCTTTAGAAACAAAGCAACTTGAAACTTCTTCCCGGCCTTCTGCATAATGATCATAACTCTGCAAGAGAGACAAGGCTCGTTTCATTACAATTTGGGTAGCTTAGAAAAGTTCTGGCTGAAATTCTGCCAGCGCCTCTGGTCAAGACCAATTATAGATCTAAGTTTAAGTTGTGGCCAAGGCGTACAAAGAGAGTCAATACAGATCCAACTTTAACACgtgaaaatcaaacattttattggCCAGATACActacattttgcatttgtatGTAAGCTGTCAATCTAACTTCACTTCACAAAAAACTCTAACATGTACCCTTGGATACTTGGATTCattttaaagtataaaaaggTTTTCTCAGACAGCCAAAGTCTCTCTGCAACACCTTGAATTACAGTCATTGAACGACATTAATCTGGCCCTTTTAGCCTTTATCGcattaaaactgacatttcaatgGACATTTCAAGCTgcataataaacaaaaaattgtggagaaaagagagaaagaggcaaaaCTCAACATACGCGAGGGTGTTTGGGATT
This window of the Enoplosus armatus isolate fEnoArm2 chromosome 11, fEnoArm2.hap1, whole genome shotgun sequence genome carries:
- the LOC139292360 gene encoding nck-associated protein 5-like, producing MVTLQQHFSSMEETVRTLLQNQDSLEGPKVDPLDLMKAYKDKLLEEMWKQQDSLEGPTATAAEMPALLEAGGGSEENSKDSNPLLERLRALEAENSALSMENDNQRKQYERCLDEVANQVVQALLTQKDLKEECVKLRTRVFDLEQQNRILSVLFQQRVKMSTIPVSQEVQRNGKAGIPAGRWPSLLSLTCPRSSGSGSSSELSLSSACSEYSSGSHTWAEGRGFSKCATSRDKRMSTGSVSSNHSAPIDQTDLGWKEGHILKGLKRLQMCSSREASSLASVPHCKDCMTSNEGIYSLGVKVGLQGTTAKQVAPTSKPFQARAGIAALDSDDADDDSPKLQSSESSDQPSKEPLCLEKLDVTRDDDNNFQEDPMKLAGDSGLFPSPVTDNFLFLEGPTVKPGVSPTDSLTRLEEKNKDSLEKHKPSGLKLSDRNNNQERSTDRKSRLDQVKRQQGILAVKQVEAGANDVTSSIQKSATRALSCVSVARQRSSSMEVPHCRDQASQAGCESQDYTISESPQRKPKPQPCDSARKAFILRSKSADGGQEQTKHTHSPLHQKLIKGHRSKGQSNPPGHSVPSKRTNLSKTHGSSKGVLSKGEKDDDIAVSTTSKSLKSVQQRSPLASPVKQSKTFKPTGINECSKSPTKSPLQIARLHSSNDSVEESIYDNLPCSPRKQRRQDQHCDVSRSEVRSPSPPPLPGRTTSLLLRSGCDSLPKAHKSASRAQGSASSTTKPQSNQISSILQPQQSNTTKDNQHTAPQMGAEGKLLKDIPAKVYHTHSSKIPPVPVQETQVSESVQLSTDRTTTCHDDSGAPSILPSQSILQRSKQSISEPKLSEVLPQAYSNVYYHGIANNLQSSSSRAVKMALPANAKSHEAICGQDTNTFLVFGRQNKDDTNSTPKSIQTFQTFTCDPQMIHECGAHDKARRKIETRCNSLDSEQSVQPVASDSGVMLDWGFDEEGWLFKRSVSVSTRPPLKPVMGMNGAKARSQSFGARYMDRPSFNRSGKVRTQIKTHSGSSLNSLSDVLPGSMSCSSSYHCPMNRSLLNNFLIEEGLAVPSHLGSSSERLQSLKLQREQARRLQIEQQFSSAFGEPVSEEPERQSTITTIEEKVMLGIEENLHKSQEQERSNEVKQKSGSTLANWFGFRKSKLPAPSSKKTDPPKVKEDKREQKITSLLGGKQTKTDKKRDRRKSDGKDCSVGRRESHDAVRACISMPCPGMSLNEIQGHTDIIGDPKMMNLRADGENGSNQDAVIGSGCKMRTLDSGIGTIPLPESCSFFSSILHLLPKSSSTPEQSLSPPSVPGSSSEDRSPSPLPRWRIPSSFKDSSHAGVPNSLSDSSMTHIQSVPFPTVAFLQPIQPQSEPFVTSASVCDTQSRLPRPPQGGMEPKKLTYIKSKTRATASQQKEQTRLQLAN